The following are encoded together in the Streptomyces asoensis genome:
- the yicI gene encoding alpha-xylosidase: MKFTDGYWLLREGVTAAHPAEVLDVTASQGALEIHAPTRPIRGRGDLMTGPVMTLTVHSPMPDVIGLTLTHFTGGRPPGPAFELTGADPDPQLSCDDDHASLTSGALRVRVARSGPWHVEFSAHGRTLTSSGPKGMGIMRDPATGGHYLREQLDLGVGTSVYGLGERFGPLVRNGQVVDVWNADGGTATEQAYKNVPFYLTDAGYGVFVDHPGKVSFEVGSEAVSRVQFSAETQELTYYVIHGPTPKDILRRYTALTGRPALPPAWSFGLWLSTSFTTSYDEGTVTSFIEGMRERELPLSVFHFDCFWMREFHWCDFRWDPRVFPDPEGMLARLKAKGLHISVWINPYIAQRSPLFAEGRALGHLLKRPDGSVWQWDLWQPGMALVDFTSPAARDWYAAELEALLAQGVDCFKTDFGERVPLDVTWSDGSDPERMHNYYTYLYNRTVFEVLRKHRGEGEAVVFARSATTGAQRFPVHWGGDCEATYASMAESLRGGLSLGLSGFGFWSHDIGGFEGTPTPALFKRWLAFGLLSSHSRLHGSSSYRVPWLFDEESVDVLRCFTRLKLRLMPYLYEAARAAHEEGTPVMRAMVLEFPSDPGCAHLERQYMLGPDLLVAPVFDDEGDVTYYVPEGTWTHYLTGRTVTGPRWVRERHGFLSAPLLVRPGAVLPVGAHADRPDYPHADGVTLRAYGLERGAQVTVRVGDVTFTVVREGDTLRASASDPRAPWALAAGDRIARAGAGTGFLTLETPDEGPEELDRW, encoded by the coding sequence ATGAAGTTCACCGACGGCTACTGGCTGCTGCGGGAGGGCGTCACCGCCGCCCATCCCGCCGAGGTCCTCGACGTCACCGCATCGCAGGGCGCCCTGGAGATCCACGCGCCGACCCGGCCGATCCGGGGCCGCGGCGACCTGATGACGGGGCCCGTCATGACGCTCACCGTCCACAGTCCGATGCCCGACGTCATCGGCCTCACCCTGACCCACTTCACCGGCGGAAGACCCCCCGGGCCCGCCTTCGAGCTCACCGGCGCGGACCCCGACCCGCAGCTCTCCTGCGACGACGACCACGCGAGCCTGACCTCCGGCGCCCTCCGGGTGCGGGTCGCCCGCTCCGGCCCCTGGCACGTGGAGTTCTCCGCCCACGGCCGCACGCTCACCTCCAGCGGCCCCAAGGGCATGGGCATCATGCGGGACCCGGCCACCGGCGGCCACTACCTGCGCGAACAGCTCGACCTCGGGGTGGGGACCTCCGTCTACGGCCTCGGCGAACGCTTCGGCCCGCTGGTCAGGAACGGCCAGGTCGTCGACGTCTGGAACGCCGACGGCGGCACGGCGACCGAACAGGCCTACAAGAACGTGCCGTTCTACCTCACGGACGCCGGCTACGGCGTCTTCGTCGACCACCCGGGCAAGGTGTCCTTCGAGGTCGGCTCGGAGGCGGTGTCACGGGTCCAGTTCAGCGCCGAGACCCAGGAGCTGACGTACTACGTCATCCACGGGCCCACCCCGAAGGACATCCTGCGCAGGTACACCGCCCTCACCGGCCGCCCGGCCCTGCCGCCCGCCTGGTCGTTCGGCCTGTGGCTGTCGACGTCGTTCACCACCTCCTACGACGAGGGGACGGTGACCTCGTTCATCGAGGGCATGCGTGAGCGCGAACTGCCGCTCTCCGTCTTCCACTTCGACTGCTTCTGGATGCGGGAGTTCCACTGGTGCGACTTCCGCTGGGACCCGCGGGTCTTCCCCGACCCGGAGGGCATGCTGGCCCGGCTGAAGGCGAAGGGTCTGCACATCAGCGTGTGGATCAACCCCTACATCGCCCAGCGGTCGCCGCTCTTCGCCGAGGGCCGGGCCCTCGGCCACCTGCTGAAGCGGCCGGACGGCAGCGTCTGGCAGTGGGACCTGTGGCAGCCCGGCATGGCCCTCGTCGACTTCACCAGCCCCGCCGCCCGCGACTGGTACGCGGCCGAGCTGGAGGCTCTGCTCGCCCAGGGCGTCGACTGCTTCAAGACCGACTTCGGCGAACGTGTCCCGCTCGACGTGACCTGGTCCGACGGTTCGGACCCGGAGCGGATGCACAACTACTACACCTACCTCTACAACCGCACCGTCTTCGAAGTGCTGCGCAAGCACCGGGGCGAAGGGGAGGCGGTGGTCTTCGCACGGTCGGCGACCACGGGCGCCCAGCGGTTCCCGGTGCACTGGGGCGGCGACTGCGAGGCGACGTACGCGTCGATGGCGGAGTCGCTGCGCGGCGGTCTCTCCCTCGGTCTGTCGGGGTTCGGTTTCTGGAGCCACGACATCGGCGGCTTCGAGGGCACCCCGACACCGGCCCTGTTCAAGCGCTGGCTGGCCTTCGGACTGCTCTCCTCGCACAGCAGACTGCACGGCAGCTCCTCGTACCGGGTGCCCTGGCTGTTCGACGAGGAGTCCGTCGACGTGCTGCGGTGCTTCACCCGGCTCAAGCTGCGGCTCATGCCCTACCTGTACGAGGCCGCCCGCGCGGCCCACGAGGAGGGCACCCCGGTGATGCGGGCGATGGTGCTGGAGTTCCCGTCCGACCCCGGGTGCGCGCACCTGGAGCGGCAGTACATGCTCGGCCCGGACCTGCTGGTCGCGCCCGTGTTCGACGACGAGGGCGACGTGACGTACTACGTGCCCGAGGGCACCTGGACGCACTACCTCACCGGGCGGACGGTGACCGGACCGCGCTGGGTGCGCGAGCGCCACGGGTTCCTCAGCGCACCGCTGCTGGTGCGGCCGGGCGCGGTGCTCCCGGTGGGCGCCCACGCCGACCGGCCGGACTATCCGCACGCCGACGGGGTCACCTTGCGCGCGTACGGTCTGGAGCGCGGCGCCCAGGTCACGGTACGGGTGGGGGACGTGACGTTCACCGTCGTACGGGAGGGGGACACGCTGCGGGCGTCCGCGAGCGACCCCCGGGCGCCGTGGGCGCTCGCCGCCGGGGACCGGATCGCGCGGGCCGGGGCCGGCACCGGGTTCCTGACCCTGGAGACCCCGGACGAGGGACCGGAGGAACTGGACCGATGGTGA
- a CDS encoding carbohydrate ABC transporter permease: MTATTAARARRVTGGRHRAVHPRRARDSYALFLLPGALAFLAVVVVPFLMNAGVSLTEWHGVGSPEWTGLANYRALLDDTEFRESFRHSLFMVVAMAALPTALGLVLAAALFDHVGKHFGSRTAAVLRACFYLPQVLPVAVAGIVWSWILAPDDGSLNEFLRVVGLGSWRQDWLGDPDLALYSVMGVMVWVQLGFPLVVFMAGLERVDPQLYEAAELDGAGWWRRFVHITLPQIRPEIYVVLTWCTIAALKVFGAVYVLTKGGPGGATNVPSYFSFTTFFEKTQVGYGAAVSTVLTVIILALSLVGLRLQTRAEDAEEGPRP; this comes from the coding sequence ATGACGGCGACCACCGCCGCACGCGCCCGGCGGGTGACCGGCGGACGGCACAGGGCCGTTCACCCGCGCCGCGCCCGCGACTCCTACGCCCTGTTCCTGCTCCCCGGCGCCCTCGCCTTCCTCGCCGTGGTCGTCGTCCCGTTCCTGATGAACGCCGGGGTGAGTCTCACCGAGTGGCACGGGGTGGGCAGCCCCGAGTGGACCGGCCTCGCCAACTACCGCGCGCTGCTGGACGACACGGAGTTCCGGGAGAGCTTCCGGCACAGCCTGTTCATGGTCGTCGCGATGGCGGCGCTGCCCACCGCCCTCGGACTGGTCCTGGCCGCCGCCCTGTTCGACCATGTGGGCAAGCACTTCGGCAGCCGGACCGCGGCCGTGCTGCGGGCCTGCTTCTACCTCCCGCAGGTGCTGCCGGTCGCGGTCGCCGGCATCGTCTGGAGCTGGATCCTCGCGCCCGACGACGGCTCGCTCAACGAGTTCCTGCGGGTCGTCGGGCTCGGTTCGTGGCGGCAGGACTGGCTCGGCGACCCCGACCTCGCCCTCTACAGCGTCATGGGCGTGATGGTGTGGGTGCAGCTGGGCTTCCCGCTGGTGGTCTTCATGGCGGGCCTGGAACGCGTCGACCCGCAGCTGTACGAGGCGGCCGAGCTGGACGGCGCCGGCTGGTGGCGCCGCTTCGTCCACATCACGCTGCCGCAGATCCGCCCGGAGATCTACGTCGTGCTCACCTGGTGCACGATCGCCGCGCTGAAGGTGTTCGGCGCGGTGTACGTCCTGACCAAGGGCGGCCCCGGCGGCGCGACGAACGTCCCCTCCTACTTCTCCTTCACCACGTTCTTCGAGAAGACACAGGTCGGCTACGGCGCCGCGGTCTCCACCGTGCTCACCGTGATCATCCTCGCCCTCTCCCTGGTCGGCCTGCGGCTCCAGACCCGGGCGGAGGACGCGGAGGAAGGACCGCGCCCATGA
- a CDS encoding ABC transporter substrate-binding protein, protein MLTARRRVRTRRGTACAATAVACSLLLASCGGSDGGSADSRTLRLWHYEAPNSAMGAAWTEAIKEFEARHPGVRVKFEEKSFDQIQKTAPMVLNSSDAPDLMEYNKGNATAGLLSRQGLLTDLSAEVTERGWDKLLSPGVQTTSRYDANGVMGSGKWYGVPNYAEYTMVYFNKDLFAKYGLAEPKTSDALVAAMDTFVDKGITPLANSGAEYPAQQYVYQLALSKADRPWVDAYELYQGRTDFHDAAWTYAAKTFADWVKKGYLGKNAVSAKAEDAGVSFLQGKAPILFSGSWWYGRFQDEATFDWGTTLWPGSTLSPGSGGNLWVVPESSGNKELAYDFIDITLSKKIQNLLGNKGGVPVAADAAALTDPKSKELITQFNTLSGRDGLAFYPDWPVPGFYDVLVSETQKLLTGSVRPDDYLDALQEAYDKGVPKT, encoded by the coding sequence ATGTTGACGGCACGAAGGCGTGTGAGGACACGACGGGGAACGGCGTGCGCGGCGACGGCGGTCGCCTGCTCGCTGCTCCTGGCCTCGTGCGGAGGCTCGGACGGCGGCTCGGCCGACTCCCGGACCCTGCGGCTGTGGCACTACGAGGCACCGAACAGCGCGATGGGCGCGGCCTGGACCGAGGCGATCAAGGAGTTCGAGGCCCGGCACCCCGGGGTGCGGGTGAAGTTCGAGGAGAAGAGCTTCGACCAGATCCAGAAGACCGCCCCCATGGTCCTCAACTCCTCCGACGCGCCCGACCTCATGGAGTACAACAAGGGAAACGCGACGGCGGGCCTGCTCTCCCGGCAGGGACTCCTCACCGACCTGTCCGCCGAGGTGACCGAGCGCGGCTGGGACAAGCTGCTCAGCCCCGGCGTGCAAACCACCAGCCGGTACGACGCGAACGGCGTGATGGGCTCCGGCAAGTGGTACGGGGTGCCCAACTACGCCGAGTACACGATGGTCTACTTCAACAAGGACCTGTTCGCGAAGTACGGGCTGGCCGAGCCGAAGACCTCCGACGCGCTGGTCGCGGCGATGGACACCTTCGTCGACAAGGGGATCACCCCGCTCGCGAACTCCGGCGCCGAGTACCCGGCCCAGCAGTACGTCTACCAGCTCGCCCTGTCCAAGGCCGACCGCCCGTGGGTCGACGCCTACGAGCTGTACCAGGGCAGGACCGACTTCCACGACGCCGCCTGGACCTACGCGGCGAAGACGTTCGCCGACTGGGTGAAGAAGGGCTACCTCGGCAAGAACGCCGTCAGCGCCAAGGCCGAGGACGCGGGCGTCTCCTTCCTCCAGGGCAAGGCGCCGATCCTGTTCTCCGGCAGCTGGTGGTACGGCCGCTTCCAGGACGAGGCGACGTTCGACTGGGGCACCACCCTGTGGCCCGGCTCCACGCTCAGCCCCGGCTCCGGAGGCAACCTCTGGGTGGTCCCCGAGAGCTCCGGCAACAAGGAACTCGCCTACGACTTCATCGACATCACCCTGTCGAAGAAGATCCAGAACCTGCTCGGCAACAAGGGCGGCGTCCCGGTCGCCGCGGACGCCGCCGCCCTCACCGACCCCAAGTCCAAGGAGCTCATCACCCAGTTCAACACCCTGTCCGGCCGCGACGGCCTGGCCTTCTACCCCGACTGGCCGGTCCCCGGCTTCTACGACGTCCTCGTCTCCGAGACACAGAAGCTGCTCACCGGCAGCGTGCGGCCGGACGACTACCTGGACGCGTTGCAGGAGGCCTACGACAAGGGCGTACCGAAGACATGA
- the ftsE gene encoding cell division ATP-binding protein FtsE — translation MIRFDNVSKVYPKQTRPALRDVSLEVEKGEFVFLVGSSGSGKSTFLRLVLREERTSHGQVHVLGKDLARLSNWKVPQMRRQLGTVFQDFRLLPNKTVAENVAFAQEVIGKSKGEIRKSVPQVLDLVGLGGKEDRMPGELSGGEQQRVAIARAFVNRPKLLIADEPTGNLDPQTSVGIMKLLDRINRTGTTVLMATHDQNIVDQMRKRVIELEQGRLVRDQARGVYGYQH, via the coding sequence GTGATCCGATTCGACAACGTCTCCAAGGTCTACCCCAAGCAGACCCGCCCCGCACTCAGGGATGTCTCCCTCGAGGTGGAGAAGGGCGAATTCGTCTTCCTCGTGGGATCCTCCGGTTCCGGAAAGTCCACCTTCCTGCGACTGGTCCTGCGCGAGGAGCGCACCAGCCACGGTCAGGTGCACGTCCTGGGCAAGGACCTCGCGCGCCTGTCCAACTGGAAGGTGCCGCAGATGCGGCGCCAGCTCGGGACGGTCTTCCAGGACTTCCGGCTGCTGCCGAACAAGACGGTGGCGGAGAACGTCGCCTTCGCGCAGGAGGTCATCGGCAAGTCGAAGGGCGAGATCCGCAAGTCCGTGCCCCAGGTGCTCGACCTCGTCGGGCTGGGCGGCAAGGAGGACCGGATGCCCGGTGAGCTGTCCGGTGGTGAGCAGCAGCGGGTGGCCATCGCCCGTGCCTTCGTGAACCGGCCCAAGCTGCTGATCGCGGACGAGCCCACCGGCAACCTCGACCCGCAGACCTCCGTCGGCATCATGAAGCTGCTCGACCGGATCAACCGGACGGGCACGACCGTGCTGATGGCCACGCACGACCAGAACATCGTGGACCAGATGCGCAAGCGCGTCATCGAGCTGGAGCAGGGCCGCCTCGTGCGTGACCAGGCACGCGGCGTCTACGGCTACCAGCACTGA
- the ftsX gene encoding permease-like cell division protein FtsX, with protein sequence MRAQFVLSEIGVGLRRNLTMTFAVVVSVALSLALFGGSLLMSDQVSTMKGYWYDKVNVSVFLCNKSDAESDPNCAKGAVTADQKKQIKSDLDKMGVVEKVTYESQDDAYKHYKEQFGDSPLASSLTPDQMQESYRIKLKDPEEYKVIATAFDGRDGVQSVQDQKGILDNLFGLLNGMNWAARAVMALMLVVALMLIVNTVRVSAFSRRRETGIMRLVGASGFYIQAPFIAEAAVAGLIGGTVACGFLVIARYFIIDHGLALSEKLNLINFIGWDAVLTKLPLILATSLLMPALAAFFALRKYLKV encoded by the coding sequence ATGCGCGCCCAGTTCGTACTGTCGGAGATCGGCGTCGGTCTCCGCCGCAACCTGACGATGACCTTCGCCGTCGTCGTCTCGGTGGCCCTGTCGCTCGCCCTGTTCGGTGGGTCGTTGCTCATGAGCGACCAGGTCAGCACCATGAAGGGCTACTGGTACGACAAGGTCAACGTCTCGGTCTTCCTCTGCAACAAGAGCGACGCCGAGTCCGACCCGAACTGCGCCAAGGGCGCGGTCACCGCGGACCAGAAGAAGCAGATCAAGTCCGACCTCGACAAGATGGGGGTCGTCGAGAAGGTGACGTACGAGTCGCAGGACGACGCGTACAAGCACTACAAGGAGCAGTTCGGCGACTCCCCGCTGGCCAGCTCCCTGACCCCGGACCAGATGCAGGAGTCGTACCGGATCAAACTGAAGGACCCGGAGGAGTACAAGGTCATCGCGACCGCCTTCGACGGGCGGGACGGCGTGCAGTCCGTGCAGGACCAGAAGGGCATCCTGGACAACCTGTTCGGGCTGCTCAACGGCATGAACTGGGCGGCGCGGGCCGTGATGGCGCTGATGCTGGTCGTCGCCCTGATGCTGATCGTCAACACCGTGCGGGTGTCCGCGTTCAGCCGTCGGCGTGAGACCGGGATCATGCGGCTGGTCGGCGCCTCCGGCTTCTACATCCAGGCTCCGTTCATCGCCGAGGCGGCCGTCGCCGGACTGATCGGGGGCACGGTCGCCTGCGGATTCCTGGTGATCGCCCGGTACTTCATCATCGATCACGGACTGGCGCTGTCGGAGAAGCTCAATCTGATCAACTTCATCGGCTGGGACGCGGTGCTGACCAAGCTCCCGCTCATCCTCGCCACGAGCCTGCTGATGCCCGCGCTGGCCGCGTTCTTCGCGCTGCGCAAGTACCTGAAGGTGTGA
- a CDS encoding LacI family DNA-binding transcriptional regulator — translation MVKITDVARHAGVSPSTVSYALSGKRPISEETRRRVEDSARALGYRPHAGARALASSRSNVLALVVPLRTGIHVPVVMQFAVSVVTAARDHDVLLVTQEEGEEGLRRVADTALVDALIVMDVQLHDPRLPLLRTLDRPSVMIGFPLEAEGLTCIDLDFRAAGERCVEHLAQLGHRVVALVGSPPQVYVRGTAFAQRVVQGFTAAADRAGIASAVHPCGTTPAEARRVAERLLSEQPALTGVVVHNEAALEPLVDAFEELGLRVPGDLSVTAICPDRLASTLRVPVTSVALPSAEVGERAVELLMRKLGGEAVPEATLLPPTLTRRASTAPRTVDPR, via the coding sequence ATGGTGAAGATCACCGATGTGGCGCGGCACGCCGGGGTCTCCCCCAGCACGGTGTCCTACGCGCTGAGCGGCAAGCGGCCGATCTCCGAGGAGACCCGCCGGCGGGTCGAGGACTCCGCCCGGGCGCTGGGCTACCGCCCGCACGCCGGCGCCCGGGCGCTGGCCAGCAGCCGTTCGAACGTGCTGGCGCTCGTGGTGCCGCTGCGCACCGGCATCCACGTCCCGGTCGTCATGCAGTTCGCGGTGTCGGTGGTGACGGCGGCCCGCGACCACGACGTCCTGCTGGTGACCCAGGAGGAGGGCGAGGAAGGACTGCGCAGGGTCGCCGACACCGCCCTGGTCGACGCGCTGATCGTGATGGACGTCCAGCTCCACGACCCCCGGCTGCCGTTGCTGCGCACCCTGGACCGGCCCTCCGTGATGATCGGCTTCCCGCTGGAGGCAGAGGGACTGACCTGCATCGACCTCGACTTCCGGGCGGCGGGCGAGCGGTGCGTGGAGCATCTGGCGCAGCTCGGACACCGGGTGGTCGCCCTGGTCGGGTCACCGCCGCAGGTGTACGTCCGAGGGACGGCGTTCGCGCAGCGGGTGGTGCAGGGGTTCACGGCGGCCGCGGACCGGGCGGGGATCGCCTCGGCCGTCCACCCGTGCGGGACGACGCCGGCCGAGGCCCGCCGGGTCGCCGAGCGGCTCCTGAGCGAGCAGCCGGCGCTGACGGGAGTGGTCGTGCACAACGAGGCGGCGCTGGAACCGCTCGTCGACGCTTTCGAGGAGCTGGGGCTGCGGGTCCCCGGAGACCTGTCGGTGACGGCGATCTGCCCCGACAGACTCGCCTCGACCCTGCGGGTGCCCGTGACCTCCGTCGCGCTGCCGTCCGCGGAGGTGGGTGAGCGGGCGGTGGAACTGCTGATGCGCAAGCTCGGCGGCGAGGCCGTGCCGGAGGCCACCCTGCTGCCGCCGACGCTGACCCGCAGGGCGAGCACGGCACCGCGCACGGTCGACCCCCGCTGA
- a CDS encoding S41 family peptidase, whose amino-acid sequence MSGRDLFCQPRRFGRGAALTLLFASVLVAGAATGSLPGDPGEAAPGATGAAPGGRSEDVTRAAEEAAADGKSPMEAAERAVSRSGDRWAAVYSEGEYEEFAESLDGRYTGVGLEARRERGDRIEVTKVQPGSPAAAAGVRAGDRLRSVDGRSVDGLPVTDVVSLLRGDATDAHAGTTVRLGLERGTRVWTETLRRALLSTDSVTVHRLSDDTTVITVAAFTKGVGDSVRSAVRDAPAGAGIVLDLRGNSGGLVTEAVSTASAFLDGGLVATYDVDGDQRALHADGGGDTTSPLVALVDGGTMSAAELLTGALQDRGRAVVVGSRTFGKGSVQMPRRLPDGSVAELTVGHYRTPSGHGVDGRGITPDLEADDGALQRAETVLSGLGDVS is encoded by the coding sequence ATGTCAGGCCGTGACCTGTTCTGTCAGCCCCGCCGTTTCGGCCGCGGGGCCGCCCTGACCTTGTTGTTCGCGAGCGTGCTCGTCGCCGGCGCCGCCACCGGATCGCTGCCGGGGGACCCCGGGGAAGCCGCGCCGGGCGCCACGGGCGCCGCCCCCGGCGGCCGTTCCGAGGACGTGACGCGGGCCGCCGAGGAGGCCGCCGCGGACGGCAAGTCCCCGATGGAGGCCGCGGAACGCGCCGTCAGCCGCAGCGGTGACCGCTGGGCGGCCGTCTACTCCGAGGGCGAGTACGAGGAGTTCGCCGAGTCCCTCGACGGCCGCTACACCGGCGTCGGTCTGGAGGCGCGGCGCGAGCGGGGCGACCGGATCGAGGTGACCAAGGTGCAGCCCGGATCGCCGGCGGCCGCCGCCGGGGTGCGCGCGGGCGACCGGCTGCGCAGCGTCGACGGACGGTCCGTCGACGGGCTGCCGGTGACCGACGTCGTCTCCTTACTGCGCGGTGACGCCACGGACGCGCACGCCGGCACCACCGTCCGTCTCGGCCTGGAGCGCGGCACCCGCGTGTGGACCGAGACCCTGCGCCGGGCCCTGCTCTCCACGGACTCCGTCACCGTCCACCGGCTCTCCGACGACACCACCGTCATCACCGTCGCCGCCTTCACCAAGGGCGTCGGCGACAGCGTGCGCAGCGCCGTGCGCGACGCCCCGGCGGGCGCCGGGATCGTCCTGGACCTGCGCGGCAACTCCGGCGGCCTGGTCACCGAGGCCGTCTCCACCGCCTCCGCCTTCCTCGACGGCGGCCTGGTCGCCACCTACGACGTGGACGGCGACCAGCGCGCCCTGCACGCCGACGGCGGCGGCGACACCACCAGCCCCCTCGTCGCGCTCGTCGACGGCGGCACCATGAGCGCCGCCGAACTGCTCACCGGCGCCCTCCAGGACCGCGGCCGAGCGGTCGTCGTCGGCTCCCGCACCTTCGGCAAGGGCTCGGTGCAGATGCCGCGGCGGCTGCCCGACGGCTCCGTCGCCGAGCTGACCGTCGGGCACTACCGCACCCCCTCCGGCCACGGCGTCGACGGCCGGGGCATCACCCCCGACCTGGAGGCGGACGACGGGGCGCTCCAGCGGGCCGAGACCGTGCTGAGCGGCCTCGGGGACGTGTCCTGA
- a CDS encoding carbohydrate ABC transporter permease, whose amino-acid sequence MRTARLLRRSPVLVALCLAALFMTVPFLIVVVNAVKSPAQYSQDGPLSLPDGLYLDGLKDFWERVDYSRKLLNSVLISGSVAVGAVVLSVLNAYAIGIGRIRGRTWVLAFFVLANMIPQEALVYPVYYLSKQAGLYDTRLSVIIVFTVLQAAFGTYLLSSVLSRFPREIIEAARIDGAGTWQVLWRIVVPVSRPTLGVLLVFFFIWTWNEFLLPLVMLISNDNQTVSVALGVLQGQRLMDATMTDAAALLGVLPALVFFLVFQRTLTRGIAVGAVK is encoded by the coding sequence ATGAGGACCGCCCGGCTCCTGCGCCGCTCCCCCGTCCTGGTGGCCCTGTGCCTGGCCGCCCTCTTCATGACCGTCCCGTTCCTGATCGTCGTCGTCAACGCGGTCAAGTCCCCCGCGCAGTACTCGCAGGACGGCCCGCTGAGCCTGCCCGACGGGCTGTACCTGGACGGGCTGAAGGACTTCTGGGAGCGCGTCGACTACAGCCGCAAACTGCTCAACTCGGTCCTGATCAGCGGCTCGGTGGCGGTCGGGGCGGTGGTCCTGTCGGTGCTGAACGCGTACGCGATCGGGATCGGGCGGATCAGGGGCCGCACCTGGGTGCTGGCCTTCTTCGTGCTGGCGAACATGATCCCGCAAGAGGCGCTGGTCTACCCCGTGTACTACCTGAGCAAGCAGGCCGGTCTGTACGACACCCGGCTCAGCGTGATCATCGTCTTCACCGTGCTCCAGGCCGCCTTCGGCACCTATCTGCTCTCCTCGGTGCTGAGCCGGTTCCCGCGCGAGATCATCGAGGCGGCCCGGATCGACGGCGCGGGCACCTGGCAGGTGCTGTGGCGGATCGTCGTCCCGGTCAGCCGCCCCACCCTCGGCGTGCTCCTCGTCTTCTTCTTCATCTGGACCTGGAACGAGTTCCTGCTCCCCCTGGTCATGCTGATCTCCAACGACAACCAGACGGTGTCGGTGGCCCTCGGCGTCCTCCAGGGGCAGCGCCTGATGGACGCCACGATGACCGACGCGGCCGCCCTCCTCGGCGTGCTCCCGGCCCTGGTCTTCTTCCTCGTCTTCCAGCGGACCCTCACCCGCGGTATCGCCGTGGGTGCCGTGAAGTAG
- the smpB gene encoding SsrA-binding protein SmpB: MYVPKESQPKQGGAAASGKAKDGKRKIVAQNKKARHDYAIIDVYEAGLVLTGTEVKSLREGRASLTDGFVQIEGNEAWLHAAHIPEYFQGSWTNHSARRKRKLLLHREEIDKLSVKSEETGHTIVPLAIYFKDGRAKAEIALARGKKEYDKRQTLREQQDRRETDRAIAAAKRRQRHA, translated from the coding sequence ATGTACGTACCGAAGGAGTCCCAGCCGAAGCAGGGCGGGGCGGCCGCGTCAGGCAAGGCCAAGGACGGCAAGCGCAAGATCGTCGCGCAGAACAAGAAGGCCCGGCACGACTACGCGATCATCGACGTGTACGAGGCCGGCCTGGTGCTCACCGGCACCGAGGTGAAGTCGCTGCGCGAGGGCCGCGCCTCGCTGACCGACGGCTTCGTCCAGATCGAGGGGAACGAGGCGTGGCTGCACGCCGCCCACATCCCCGAGTACTTCCAGGGCAGCTGGACCAACCACTCCGCGCGCCGCAAGCGCAAGCTGCTGCTGCACCGCGAGGAGATCGACAAGCTGTCGGTGAAGTCCGAGGAGACGGGGCACACGATCGTGCCCCTCGCCATCTACTTCAAGGACGGCCGGGCGAAGGCCGAGATCGCGCTGGCGCGCGGCAAGAAGGAGTACGACAAGCGCCAGACGCTGCGCGAGCAGCAGGACCGCCGGGAGACCGACCGGGCGATCGCGGCGGCCAAGCGCCGGCAGCGGCACGCCTAG